The region GACGGCGGAAGGGGGCGAGCGGGCCTCCGTACGCGCCGCCGTAGATCGCCCCGCCCCAGGCGCCGTACCGGTCCCGCAGGTCGGCCGGCGTCAGCAGGTCGAGGAAGCGCAGCCGCCCGGCCAGGTCGTGCCCCCGGCTCGCCAGGCGCTCCAGGACGAGTTCCGCGTACGCCTCGGGCGGCATCGGCCACCGGGCCGGGTCGCCGGCCGGGACGTTCACCAGCATGCTCCAGCTTTCCGCGCCGGCGGGCGCCATCGTGGCGTCGTGTACGGACGGGCAGCCGATGTAGACCGTGGGATCCTCCGGCGGCCGTCGCCGGTCGAAGATGTCGCCGAACTCCCGCCGGTAGTCGCCGGAGAACACGATCGAGTGGTGGGGCATGCCCTCCGTGCGGCCCTCGACGGCGGCGAGCATCAGGAAGGCGGACGAGGACAGGCCCAGCCCGGCGATCCGGCGCAGCCGGGCGCGGTCGGGCAGGAGCCGCCCGTAAAGGGAGGCCGCGTCGGCGTTGACGACCACGACGTCGGCGAGTTCCACCTCGCCTCCGGCCGTACGGACGCCGTGGACCCGGTCCGCGCCCGCGATCACCTCGGTGACCTCGGTCTCCGTGCGGACCTCCACGCCCGCCTTGCCGAGCGCCGCGGCCAGCGCGTCGGCGATGCGGGGCAGGCCGCCCCGGACGTACCACCCGCCGTCGCCGTGCTCGATCGCGGGGACGCAGCCGAGGGCGGCGGGCGCGCGGTAGGGATTCGATCCCGCGTAGGTCGCGTAGCGGTCCACGTACTGGCGCAGGCGGGCGTCCCGGAAGAAACCGCCCGCCAGCGCGTCCAGGGTGCGGCCGGGCGCGACCGCGAACAGGTCGCCCAGCCGGGCCCGGGGGACCTGCCCGCCGCCCCGCGCACCGCCGGTCCGCGAGCCGTCGCCTCCGACGCCACCCGGCCGCCCGGGCGCGGCGCCGCCCCGCCAGGGGGCCGGCGGCTCGACGACGGGCCCGGTCAGCGGTCCCGCGAAGAAGGTGCGCATCGCGGCGTCCAGGCAGCGCTCGGCCCAGTGGTGGTACGCCCGCCAGTTGCGGCCCTCGCCCGGCGCGAGCCGGTCCACCTCGCCGGCCGTACGGCCCGGGTCGCGGTACGTGGACAGCACCGAGCCGTCCGCGAAGCGGTACCGGCACAGCTCGTCGAGTTCGAGCAGGTCGAGCGGGACGCCGAGGTCCAGGAAGAGGCCGGGCAGCGTGAGCAGCGAGGGTCCGATCGAGAACGTGAAGCCGTCGCGCCTGTGCTCGGCCAGCTTGCCGCCGAGCCGGGGCAGCCGCTCGTAGATCCGCACGTCGTGCCCGTCCCGGGCGAGCAGCAGGGCGGCCACCATGCCGCCGACTCCGCCACCGACCACGATCACTTCCGCCATGTGCCCCTCCAGGCGAGCAGCGCGCAGGTGCCCATCGCGATCCCTCCGGCGGCGGCCACCAGCGGGTCGGGCGGCCGGAAGACCACGGCGAAGCCGATGGTCTCCATCACCGCCATCACCGTGTAGAGGGCGACCAGCCCGGTCGCCCCCGCCCGGCCCGCCGTCCCCGGCGCCGCCGGGGCCGGGGACGGGGCGGGGTGGTGTGCGATGCGTTCGATCAGCGTCATGACCAGGAGCGAGACCAGCAGCCACCCGGCGAGGTTGCCGAGCGGCACACCGCGGTACGGCCCGGGCTCGGCCCAGACCCACAGCCCGAGCCGGAGCATCTGCGGGTCGAGGAAGAGGTCCCACGCGGTGAGCGCGACGGCCCCGAGGCAGACCCGGCCCACCGCTCCGTACGGCACGGCACGGCCGGCGACAGCACGACCGGATGCGGCACGGGCGGGGACGGCATGGGCGGGGACGGCACGGGCCGGGACAGCGCGGGCCGGGACAGCGCGGGCCGGGACAGCGCGTCCGGGGACGGCACGGGCGGCGACGGCGTGGGCGGCCAGGCCCATGCCGCCCCACGCGAGCGCGACGATCAGCGGGACGCCGCCGGGCCGCGGCCACAGCACGTCTGTGTAGTGGTAGTCGCCGAAGGGCAGGCCCGTCCTCGTGCCGATCCACTCGGCGGCGTAGCCCGCCGCCACCGCCGCCCCGAACGCGCCCGCCGCCCTGCGCGGCGTGGTGGCCGCGGAGGCGAAGGCGAGCGCGCTCGCCGCGATCAGCACCACGACCACGGTGGTCAGGCGCGGGTCGTCAGGCCGCAGCCCGGTCGCGATCTGCGCGGCCACCATGACGCCCAGCAGCGCGGCGCCGGTGGCGTCCGGCCACCACCCGCGCGGGCGGGCCCCGCCGGGCCGTCCCGAGGGTGGCCGGGCGGGCCGCGCGGGGAGCGTTCCGTCCGCCTCGGCCGCCCGCTTCCCAGCGGTCTCCCATCTCTCCACGTACGGTCATTCGGACGGACCCCGGCGACCGGATGCGTCATCGCCGGGGCGGAAGTGAATCGAGAGCCGTCGGTTCGGGCGGGTCAGGCGGCCGGACCGTCCCGGCGGACCCCCGGGCCCCGGAGAGTGGTGGTCACAGTGCGGTGGTCACCAGCGGTGGTGGACCTGGGGGCGGATGAGGTCGTCGTAGATGCTGCGGACCTCGTCCTGCGCCTCGGCCGTGAGGGGCGGGAACTGCGCCGCGGCGGCGTTGGCCTGGGCCTGCTGGGGGTTGCGGGCGCCGGGGATCACGACGCTCACTCCCGGCTGGTCGATGATCCAGCGCAGCGCGAACTGCGCCAGGGTCATGCCCTCGGGCACGAGTCCGCGCAGCCGGTCGACCGCTTGGAGTCCCACGCCGTACTCCACGCCGGAGAAGGTCTCGCCGACGTCGAACGCCGCACCCTGGCGGTTGAAGTTGCGGTGGTCGTTCTCGGCGAAGACCGTCTGCGGGCCGTACTTGCCCGACAGGAGGCCGCTGGCCAGCGGGACCCGGGCGATGATGCCGACCCCGGCCTTCTCCGCGGCGGGCAGGACGTCTTC is a window of Microbispora sp. NBC_01189 DNA encoding:
- a CDS encoding phytoene desaturase family protein, with translation MAEVIVVGGGVGGMVAALLLARDGHDVRIYERLPRLGGKLAEHRRDGFTFSIGPSLLTLPGLFLDLGVPLDLLELDELCRYRFADGSVLSTYRDPGRTAGEVDRLAPGEGRNWRAYHHWAERCLDAAMRTFFAGPLTGPVVEPPAPWRGGAAPGRPGGVGGDGSRTGGARGGGQVPRARLGDLFAVAPGRTLDALAGGFFRDARLRQYVDRYATYAGSNPYRAPAALGCVPAIEHGDGGWYVRGGLPRIADALAAALGKAGVEVRTETEVTEVIAGADRVHGVRTAGGEVELADVVVVNADAASLYGRLLPDRARLRRIAGLGLSSSAFLMLAAVEGRTEGMPHHSIVFSGDYRREFGDIFDRRRPPEDPTVYIGCPSVHDATMAPAGAESWSMLVNVPAGDPARWPMPPEAYAELVLERLASRGHDLAGRLRFLDLLTPADLRDRYGAWGGAIYGGAYGGPLAPFRRPGNRGPRRGLYLVGGSAHPGGGLPLVAMGGRIVAELVARDLSASGRQRGRAARP
- a CDS encoding carotenoid biosynthesis protein, with product MERWETAGKRAAEADGTLPARPARPPSGRPGGARPRGWWPDATGAALLGVMVAAQIATGLRPDDPRLTTVVVVLIAASALAFASAATTPRRAAGAFGAAVAAGYAAEWIGTRTGLPFGDYHYTDVLWPRPGGVPLIVALAWGGMGLAAHAVAARAVPGRAVPARAVPARAVPARAVPAHAVPARAASGRAVAGRAVPYGAVGRVCLGAVALTAWDLFLDPQMLRLGLWVWAEPGPYRGVPLGNLAGWLLVSLLVMTLIERIAHHPAPSPAPAAPGTAGRAGATGLVALYTVMAVMETIGFAVVFRPPDPLVAAAGGIAMGTCALLAWRGTWRK